In the Thermodesulfovibrio yellowstonii DSM 11347 genome, one interval contains:
- a CDS encoding HyaD/HybD family hydrogenase maturation endopeptidase has translation MDICIIGVGNILMQDEGIGPKIAEILRKNYTFEPNIEIIDGGTLGLDLLPYIEKYKKIIIIDVVDFGKEPGFIKILRGEEIPPYLKTKLSVHHVGVQDLLEVARLMGYMPEELVLAGIQPESIDLGLDLSPTMVGKLNELIEEILKILNNWGIKCVLQSLQE, from the coding sequence ATGGATATTTGCATCATTGGCGTAGGAAATATTCTTATGCAAGATGAAGGTATTGGTCCGAAGATTGCGGAGATTTTAAGAAAAAATTATACCTTTGAGCCAAATATTGAAATTATTGATGGAGGGACATTAGGACTTGACCTTCTCCCCTACATTGAAAAGTATAAAAAAATCATCATAATTGATGTTGTAGATTTTGGTAAAGAACCAGGATTTATAAAAATTTTAAGGGGAGAAGAAATCCCACCCTATCTTAAAACAAAGCTTTCTGTGCATCACGTAGGAGTTCAGGACTTACTTGAAGTGGCAAGGCTGATGGGTTATATGCCAGAAGAATTAGTTCTTGCAGGAATTCAACCAGAGTCTATTGACCTTGGACTTGACCTTTCACCTACTATGGTTGGTAAACTAAATGAATTAATTGAAGAAATTTTAAAAATTCTAAATAATTGGGGGATAAAATGTGTCTTGCAGTCCCTTCAAGAATAA
- a CDS encoding nucleotidyltransferase family protein encodes MEKIEKIKDILHKQKEELKNRFGVLEIGIFGSYARGEETKESDIDILVVLDERFKTFDNYVDLKNFLTTLLCINVDLIIKDAIKPRLKPCILEETIYV; translated from the coding sequence ATGGAAAAAATAGAGAAAATAAAAGATATATTACATAAACAAAAGGAAGAATTAAAGAACAGATTTGGTGTCTTAGAAATAGGAATTTTTGGTTCCTATGCAAGGGGTGAGGAAACAAAGGAAAGTGATATTGATATATTAGTTGTTCTTGATGAAAGATTTAAAACTTTTGATAATTATGTAGATTTAAAAAATTTTTTGACAACTCTTTTATGTATTAATGTCGATTTAATAATCAAGGATGCGATAAAACCTCGCTTAAAGCCTTGTATTTTAGAGGAAACAATTTATGTCTAA
- a CDS encoding HypC/HybG/HupF family hydrogenase formation chaperone — protein sequence MCLAVPSRIIEIEDTMATVDVMGLRKQISLMLLPEEPKIGDYVLVHAGFAINKMEPQEAQEALKIFEKIFKDMEEQEKSWQTES from the coding sequence ATGTGTCTTGCAGTCCCTTCAAGAATAATAGAAATTGAAGACACTATGGCAACAGTAGATGTTATGGGATTAAGAAAACAAATCAGCCTTATGCTTCTTCCAGAAGAGCCCAAAATTGGAGATTATGTACTTGTTCATGCTGGTTTTGCCATAAACAAAATGGAACCTCAAGAAGCACAGGAAGCATTAAAGATTTTTGAAAAAATTTTTAAAGATATGGAGGAACAGGAAAAAAGTTGGCAGACAGAGTCATAG
- a CDS encoding sulfurtransferase TusA family protein produces the protein MADRVIDYSGLKCPYPILKLSAQYPQFKEGEIIEVIGDCPTFEKDIKAWCSKLGKTILNIEKQGNKIKVTIRI, from the coding sequence TTGGCAGACAGAGTCATAGATTACAGTGGTTTAAAATGTCCTTATCCTATCCTAAAATTAAGTGCCCAATATCCTCAATTCAAAGAAGGTGAAATTATTGAAGTAATCGGAGATTGTCCCACCTTTGAAAAAGATATAAAAGCCTGGTGTAGCAAGCTCGGTAAAACCATCCTAAATATAGAGAAACAAGGAAATAAAATTAAGGTGACAATAAGGATTTAA
- a CDS encoding ATP-binding protein, whose product MMEQHPCPYGGFLACKNTFCEYGQRLSEILHLCSDIIESISKGDTSKKIDIKVQRYAVQRLIDSINKLAKEVDDLINLNHELAVGICEHFDVLRRLQEGDFSAEASEESKIEIVKMLGQLINKQKERFLDYISKIKEQQEQIFHFYEQQNAILSSVGVAIIVVEADMTIEFANSEFEDLTGYSKKEIEGKMKWTEFFSEEMLDKMIEYHNLRRISPSLAPRQYESKLKDRNGRIREVLMNVAMIPYTKKSVASIIDISERKKIQEQLIHSQKMESLGMLSGRVAHEFNNILTGILGFAGLLHTKIEEPILKNFVEKIIDAGEKARDLAKKLLVFSRKEEIGVIQEININKYLKNFSEFVKTIIGKDIELKLHLPEEEVFYRIDPLHLEVILMNLITNARDAMPEGGELIIGFKEISIDLEYHYTHPLVAPGDYVVLCIADTGAGMDEETKQRIFEPFFTTKPKGKGTGLGLSTVFGLVKQYNGHIHVYSEVGKGTTFKIYMPAKDKKIKPSISPETLKGAETILVVDDDEQTRDFISSFLKDYGYNVYEAKNGKEALEIFKKLNHEIALSLIDLVMPGISGIEVMRQIKTINPEAKIVIMSGHPIDLKDVISVEKTFAPEEILLKIRNILDEKE is encoded by the coding sequence ATGATGGAACAGCATCCTTGTCCATATGGTGGTTTTCTTGCATGCAAAAATACATTCTGCGAATATGGACAGAGATTGAGCGAGATTTTACATCTCTGCTCAGACATAATTGAAAGCATAAGCAAAGGAGATACATCAAAAAAAATAGATATAAAAGTTCAAAGGTATGCTGTTCAGAGACTCATAGATAGTATAAATAAACTGGCTAAAGAGGTTGACGATTTAATAAATCTTAATCATGAGCTTGCAGTGGGAATATGTGAACACTTTGATGTTTTAAGAAGACTTCAAGAAGGCGATTTTTCAGCAGAAGCTTCAGAGGAATCCAAAATTGAAATTGTAAAGATGCTCGGACAGTTAATAAATAAACAAAAAGAGAGATTTTTAGACTATATAAGTAAAATAAAAGAACAACAGGAACAAATATTTCATTTTTATGAACAACAAAATGCTATTCTTTCCTCTGTTGGAGTTGCCATTATTGTTGTTGAAGCGGATATGACAATAGAGTTTGCTAACAGTGAGTTTGAAGATTTAACAGGCTATTCTAAAAAAGAAATAGAAGGCAAGATGAAGTGGACAGAGTTTTTTTCAGAAGAGATGCTTGATAAAATGATAGAGTATCATAATCTTAGAAGAATTTCTCCTTCCTTAGCTCCAAGACAGTATGAATCAAAACTGAAAGACAGAAATGGAAGAATTAGGGAAGTTCTTATGAATGTTGCCATGATTCCTTACACAAAAAAATCAGTAGCATCTATAATTGATATCTCCGAGAGGAAGAAGATACAGGAACAACTTATTCATTCACAGAAGATGGAGTCCCTTGGAATGCTTTCAGGAAGAGTTGCTCATGAATTCAACAACATTCTTACAGGGATTTTAGGATTTGCTGGTCTTCTTCATACGAAGATAGAAGAGCCAATACTTAAGAATTTTGTTGAAAAAATTATTGATGCTGGCGAAAAAGCAAGAGATTTAGCAAAGAAGTTACTTGTATTCAGCAGAAAAGAGGAAATTGGCGTAATTCAGGAAATCAATATAAACAAATATCTTAAAAATTTTTCTGAATTTGTAAAAACCATTATAGGAAAAGATATAGAGTTAAAACTGCATCTTCCAGAGGAAGAAGTTTTTTATAGAATAGACCCTCTTCATCTTGAGGTTATTCTGATGAATCTTATTACAAATGCAAGGGATGCAATGCCTGAAGGAGGAGAGCTTATAATTGGTTTTAAAGAGATTTCCATTGACCTTGAATATCATTATACTCATCCGCTTGTCGCCCCGGGTGATTATGTTGTTTTATGCATAGCTGATACAGGAGCAGGCATGGATGAAGAGACAAAACAAAGAATATTTGAACCATTTTTTACCACAAAACCAAAAGGCAAAGGAACAGGGCTTGGGCTTTCCACAGTTTTTGGATTAGTAAAACAATATAATGGACATATTCATGTTTATAGCGAAGTGGGTAAGGGAACAACATTTAAAATATACATGCCTGCAAAAGACAAGAAAATAAAGCCTTCAATATCCCCAGAAACTTTAAAGGGCGCAGAAACAATACTTGTTGTTGATGATGATGAACAGACAAGAGATTTTATTTCGTCATTTCTTAAAGATTATGGATATAATGTCTATGAAGCTAAAAATGGTAAAGAAGCTCTGGAAATATTTAAAAAACTCAACCATGAGATAGCACTTTCTCTGATAGACCTTGTTATGCCAGGAATTTCTGGTATTGAAGTTATGAGACAGATTAAGACAATCAATCCAGAGGCAAAAATTGTTATAATGAGCGGACATCCTATTGACCTTAAAGATGTCATCTCTGTGGAAAAAACTTTTGCGCCTGAGGAAATTTTACTTAAAATTAGAAATATACTTGATGAAAAGGAGTGA
- a CDS encoding class II fructose-bisphosphate aldolase: protein MGFEKITEIVEIRDGKVVVKDKEKVKKAMDGLIFDAIFEEVEEARIKKLLIIKEIAKGMDAIPSSIHGLYEEMGKHFLGFTVPAINIRGLTYDVARAIFRKAKEKNVGALIFEIARSEIGYTKQRPLEYSACVLAAAVKEGFTGPVFLQGDHFQIVRRYFEKEPDKEINYVKGLIKEAIEAEFYNIDIDTSTLVDLSKETIYEQQRPNFENTALLAEHVRNLEPEGVTISIGGEIGEIGGKNSTPEEARAYLDGFRDVYKGDKGLSKLSVQTGTKHGGVVLPDGSIAQVKIDFETLQILSELVRKEYGLSGCVQHGASTLPEEAFDKFPETGTSEIHLATGFQNIIYDSKYLPDEFRKMIYEFLKKQFASEWKEGQTEEQFIYSTRKKGFGPFKKEWWSLPKEVKEPIMAELEQKFELLFGKLRVFDTVEIVNKTVKPAKVSVEIDF, encoded by the coding sequence ATGGGTTTTGAGAAAATTACAGAGATTGTAGAAATTAGAGATGGTAAAGTTGTAGTAAAAGATAAAGAAAAAGTCAAAAAAGCTATGGATGGACTTATATTTGATGCAATTTTTGAAGAAGTGGAAGAAGCAAGAATTAAAAAATTACTAATTATTAAAGAAATCGCAAAGGGAATGGATGCTATTCCTTCATCAATTCATGGATTATATGAGGAAATGGGGAAACATTTTTTGGGCTTTACAGTTCCTGCAATTAATATTAGAGGTTTAACCTATGATGTGGCAAGAGCAATTTTTAGAAAAGCAAAGGAGAAAAATGTTGGTGCCCTTATCTTTGAAATTGCTCGCTCTGAGATTGGTTATACAAAGCAAAGACCGCTGGAGTATTCAGCCTGCGTTTTAGCAGCTGCTGTCAAGGAAGGTTTTACAGGACCTGTTTTCCTTCAGGGAGATCATTTCCAGATTGTAAGAAGATATTTTGAAAAAGAACCTGATAAAGAAATAAATTATGTGAAAGGCTTAATAAAAGAAGCAATTGAAGCAGAGTTTTATAACATTGATATAGATACATCTACTCTTGTTGATTTAAGCAAAGAAACAATCTATGAACAACAAAGACCAAATTTTGAAAATACAGCTCTTTTAGCCGAACATGTAAGAAACCTTGAACCTGAAGGTGTTACCATATCTATAGGTGGTGAAATTGGTGAGATTGGAGGGAAAAACTCCACCCCTGAAGAAGCAAGGGCATATCTTGACGGCTTCAGAGATGTATACAAGGGAGATAAAGGTTTAAGCAAACTAAGTGTGCAGACTGGCACAAAACATGGTGGAGTAGTGCTACCAGATGGAAGCATTGCACAGGTTAAGATTGATTTTGAAACTCTACAGATTCTTTCAGAGCTTGTGCGTAAAGAATATGGATTAAGCGGATGTGTTCAGCATGGAGCAAGCACTTTACCAGAGGAAGCTTTTGATAAATTCCCCGAGACAGGCACTTCTGAGATACATCTTGCCACAGGCTTTCAAAATATAATTTATGACAGCAAATACTTGCCAGATGAGTTCCGTAAAATGATTTATGAATTTCTTAAAAAACAGTTTGCCTCTGAATGGAAGGAGGGACAAACAGAGGAGCAGTTCATTTATAGCACCCGCAAAAAGGGTTTTGGACCATTTAAAAAAGAGTGGTGGAGTCTTCCAAAAGAAGTAAAAGAGCCAATCATGGCAGAACTCGAACAGAAGTTTGAGCTTTTATTTGGGAAATTAAGAGTGTTTGATACTGTTGAAATAGTAAATAAAACTGTGAAACCTGCTAAGGTTTCAGTGGAGATTGATTTTTAA
- a CDS encoding nickel-dependent hydrogenase large subunit, with product MARLVIDPVTRIEGHLRCEAVVADGKVKDAYSSCTMWRGIEVIMKGRDPREAWVFVQRLCGVCTTVHAIASIRAVEDALKIKVPRNADLIRNLIMANQCVQDHVIHFYHLHALDWVDVVSALKADPAKTSELAKTISPWPNNSTTYFKAVQDKLKAFVERGQLGIFSNGYWGHPAYNLPPEANLMAVAHYLEALDWQKEVIKMMAMLGAKNPHPQTFLVGGMAIPIDPESQNAINAGTIAALNKYADMAIEFVEKVYIPDLLAVASFYKDWAKYGGNVNFLACGEYPEANGKMWLPAGIIKNKNLKEIYPVDHKKIQEYITRSYYKYSKGENAGLHPWDGETTPNYTGPKPPYEYLNVDGKYSWGKAPRYEDLPMEVGPLARVLVAYASGHKEVKEAVDMVMKKLGVGPEALFSTLGRTAARGIIALVTAYKTKDFINELAANIKKGDYTIANTEKWDPKTWPAEAKGMGWHDAPRGALSHYIVIKNKKIENYQMVVPSTWNLSPRDNKGVRGPVEEALVNTPVADSKQPLELLRTIHSFDPCMACGMHIVEVKEE from the coding sequence ATGGCAAGATTAGTTATTGATCCAGTAACAAGAATTGAGGGGCACTTAAGATGTGAAGCAGTAGTTGCCGATGGCAAGGTGAAAGATGCCTATTCATCCTGTACCATGTGGCGTGGAATAGAAGTAATAATGAAAGGTAGAGACCCGAGAGAAGCATGGGTTTTTGTTCAGAGACTTTGCGGTGTCTGCACAACTGTTCATGCAATTGCATCAATAAGAGCAGTAGAAGATGCATTGAAGATAAAAGTTCCAAGAAATGCTGACCTTATCAGAAATCTCATAATGGCAAATCAGTGTGTTCAAGACCATGTAATTCATTTTTATCATCTTCATGCTCTTGACTGGGTTGATGTTGTCTCAGCACTTAAAGCAGACCCAGCAAAAACTTCAGAACTGGCAAAAACCATCTCTCCTTGGCCTAATAATTCAACAACATACTTCAAGGCTGTTCAGGACAAACTGAAAGCCTTTGTAGAAAGAGGACAACTTGGAATATTCAGCAATGGCTACTGGGGTCATCCTGCATACAATCTTCCACCAGAGGCAAACTTAATGGCAGTAGCACATTATCTTGAAGCACTTGACTGGCAGAAAGAAGTTATCAAGATGATGGCAATGCTTGGTGCAAAAAATCCTCATCCTCAGACCTTCTTAGTAGGTGGAATGGCAATTCCAATAGACCCAGAAAGCCAGAATGCAATTAATGCAGGAACTATAGCTGCTTTAAATAAATATGCTGACATGGCAATTGAGTTTGTTGAAAAAGTATACATTCCAGACCTTCTTGCAGTCGCATCTTTCTACAAAGATTGGGCAAAATACGGCGGAAATGTGAATTTCCTTGCTTGTGGTGAATATCCAGAGGCAAATGGGAAAATGTGGCTACCAGCAGGAATTATAAAGAACAAAAATCTAAAGGAAATATATCCAGTTGACCACAAAAAGATTCAGGAATACATCACTCGCTCATACTATAAGTATTCCAAAGGAGAAAATGCAGGACTTCATCCTTGGGACGGAGAGACAACACCTAACTATACAGGACCGAAACCACCCTATGAGTATCTCAATGTAGATGGTAAATACAGCTGGGGTAAAGCACCAAGATATGAAGACCTTCCAATGGAAGTAGGTCCTCTTGCAAGAGTGCTTGTAGCCTATGCTTCAGGACATAAGGAAGTTAAGGAAGCAGTAGATATGGTAATGAAAAAACTCGGTGTCGGACCCGAAGCACTGTTTTCAACTCTTGGAAGGACAGCGGCAAGAGGAATTATAGCTCTTGTTACTGCTTACAAAACAAAAGATTTCATCAATGAGCTTGCTGCAAATATCAAAAAAGGTGATTACACAATCGCTAACACTGAAAAATGGGATCCAAAGACTTGGCCCGCAGAGGCAAAAGGTATGGGTTGGCATGATGCTCCTCGTGGTGCTCTTTCACACTATATCGTAATAAAGAACAAGAAGATTGAAAACTACCAGATGGTTGTTCCTTCTACATGGAATCTCTCACCAAGAGACAACAAAGGTGTGAGAGGTCCTGTTGAGGAGGCTCTTGTTAATACACCTGTAGCAGATTCAAAACAGCCTCTTGAGCTTCTCAGAACCATTCACTCCTTTGACCCATGCATGGCATGTGGTATGCACATTGTTGAAGTAAAGGAAGAATAG
- a CDS encoding hydrogenase small subunit, which translates to MEKGTIYEGLVRRGVSRRDFLKFCATTAAVLGLSSSYVPKIAEAMEKKEKPVVVWLHFQDCTGCSESVLRATKPTIGQIVLDVVSLEYHETIMAAAGHQAEKSLHDAIKKYKGKYLVVVEGAIPTKDGGLYCCIGGRAAVDILKEVAKDAAAIIAIGTCATYGGIPAAKPNPTGAVGVRDIIKDKPVINLPGCPLNVENFTATVVYFLTFGKLPKTDNLGRPLFAHGILIHDNCERRGHFDTGEFAKSWGDKGHRLGWCLYELGCKGPFAYHNCPTIRWNDGTSWPVMAGHPCVACSEPKFWDANAPFYAGLQNKDSFFAKASKIGLGAMAVAGLTKKENKE; encoded by the coding sequence ATGGAAAAAGGAACAATCTATGAAGGATTGGTTCGTCGTGGGGTTTCAAGAAGAGACTTCCTTAAATTCTGTGCAACAACAGCAGCTGTTTTAGGACTTTCCTCCTCTTATGTTCCAAAGATTGCTGAAGCAATGGAAAAAAAGGAAAAGCCAGTTGTTGTCTGGTTACACTTTCAGGACTGCACAGGATGCAGTGAAAGTGTATTAAGGGCAACAAAACCAACAATTGGCCAGATTGTTCTTGATGTGGTATCTCTTGAATACCACGAGACAATCATGGCAGCAGCAGGACATCAGGCTGAAAAGTCCCTTCACGATGCCATTAAGAAGTACAAGGGTAAATATCTTGTAGTGGTTGAAGGTGCAATTCCTACAAAAGATGGTGGACTTTATTGTTGTATAGGTGGTAGAGCAGCAGTTGATATTCTCAAAGAAGTTGCAAAAGATGCCGCTGCTATAATTGCCATCGGAACCTGTGCAACATACGGTGGAATTCCAGCAGCAAAACCAAATCCAACAGGAGCTGTCGGTGTAAGAGATATTATTAAAGACAAGCCTGTAATTAATCTGCCAGGCTGTCCACTGAATGTTGAAAACTTCACTGCTACAGTGGTTTATTTCCTTACCTTTGGAAAACTTCCAAAAACTGACAATCTCGGAAGACCTCTATTCGCACACGGAATTCTCATTCATGATAATTGCGAAAGAAGAGGTCATTTTGACACAGGCGAATTTGCAAAGTCATGGGGAGATAAGGGACACAGACTTGGCTGGTGCTTATATGAACTTGGCTGCAAAGGACCTTTTGCCTATCACAACTGTCCAACAATTAGATGGAATGATGGGACAAGCTGGCCAGTTATGGCAGGACATCCTTGTGTTGCCTGTTCAGAGCCAAAATTCTGGGATGCTAATGCTCCATTTTATGCAGGACTTCAAAATAAAGATAGCTTCTTTGCAAAGGCATCCAAGATTGGACTTGGTGCTATGGCAGTAGCCGGTTTAACAAAGAAAGAAAACAAGGAATAA
- a CDS encoding DUF3617 domain-containing protein — MIRALFIILFSISLLMIACSKKEEGPNMKEGKWEITFQMEATGKLPFQMPPQTFTQCITKKNVIPQNIETNKDCKVIKEELKGDTVAWSMECQTPDGPFFSEGTVTYKGTSFNGVGKMKHSGVEITQKMSGKWIGECK; from the coding sequence ATGATTAGAGCATTATTCATTATTTTATTTTCTATTTCTTTATTAATGATAGCCTGTTCCAAGAAGGAAGAAGGACCCAACATGAAGGAAGGAAAATGGGAAATAACATTTCAAATGGAAGCAACTGGTAAACTGCCCTTTCAGATGCCTCCTCAGACTTTTACTCAATGCATAACCAAAAAAAATGTAATTCCTCAAAATATTGAAACAAATAAGGACTGTAAAGTTATTAAAGAGGAGTTAAAAGGAGATACAGTAGCATGGTCAATGGAATGCCAAACTCCTGATGGACCTTTTTTCAGTGAAGGGACAGTGACATACAAAGGAACCTCCTTTAACGGAGTTGGCAAAATGAAACATAGCGGAGTAGAGATTACTCAAAAAATGAGCGGTAAGTGGATTGGTGAATGCAAATAA